A DNA window from Staphylococcus warneri contains the following coding sequences:
- a CDS encoding formate--tetrahydrofolate ligase encodes MAHLSDLEIANQSKIRPISEIAKEAGIPAEALEQYGHYKAKIDINQIKPRDNKGKVVLVTAMSPTPAGEGKSTVTVGLSDAFHELKKNVMVALREPALGPTFGIKGGATGGGYAQVLPMEDINLHFNGDFHAITTANNALSAFIDNHLHQGNELGIDQRRIEWKRVLDMNDRALRHVNVGLGGPTNGVPREDGFNITVASEIMAILCLSRSIKDLREKISKITIGYTRDRKPVTVADLKVEGALAMILKDAIKPNLVQSIEGTPALVHGGPFANIAHGCNSILATETARELADIVVTEAGFGSDLGAEKFMDIKAREAGFEPSAVVVVATVRALKMHGGVAKDNLKEENVDAVKAGIVNLERHVNNIKKFGVEPVVAINAFIHDTDAEIEFVKSWAKENGVRIALTEVWEKGGKGGVDLANEVLEVIDQPQNFKPLYELNQPLEDKIETIVKEIYGGSKVTFSSKAQKQLKQFKDNGWDHYPICMAKTQYSFSDDQTALGAPSDFEITIRELEAKTGAGFIVALTGAIMTMPGLPKKPAALNMDVTDDGHAVGLF; translated from the coding sequence TTGGCACATTTATCAGATTTAGAAATTGCGAATCAATCAAAAATTAGACCTATTAGTGAAATAGCTAAAGAGGCAGGGATTCCAGCAGAAGCCTTAGAGCAATATGGACATTACAAAGCTAAAATTGATATTAACCAAATAAAACCTAGAGATAATAAGGGTAAAGTTGTATTAGTAACAGCAATGAGTCCAACACCAGCAGGGGAAGGTAAATCGACAGTTACAGTTGGTCTATCAGATGCATTTCATGAATTAAAAAAGAATGTCATGGTAGCATTACGTGAACCAGCATTAGGACCAACATTTGGTATTAAAGGTGGTGCTACTGGTGGTGGATATGCACAAGTATTACCTATGGAAGATATCAATTTACACTTTAACGGTGACTTCCATGCGATTACTACAGCGAATAATGCATTATCAGCATTTATCGATAACCACTTACATCAAGGTAATGAATTGGGCATCGATCAACGTCGTATTGAATGGAAACGAGTATTAGATATGAATGATCGTGCTTTACGTCATGTTAATGTTGGTCTGGGTGGTCCGACAAATGGAGTACCACGTGAAGACGGCTTTAATATTACAGTTGCATCCGAAATTATGGCTATCTTATGTCTTAGCCGCAGCATTAAAGACTTAAGAGAAAAAATTAGTAAAATCACAATTGGTTATACACGTGATCGTAAGCCTGTGACTGTTGCTGATTTAAAAGTTGAAGGTGCTTTAGCAATGATTTTAAAAGATGCAATTAAACCTAACTTAGTACAATCAATTGAGGGAACACCAGCACTTGTACACGGTGGACCATTCGCTAATATCGCACATGGATGTAACTCTATTTTAGCGACAGAAACTGCACGTGAATTAGCTGATATTGTAGTTACTGAAGCTGGATTTGGCTCTGATTTAGGTGCTGAGAAATTCATGGATATCAAAGCGCGTGAAGCAGGTTTCGAGCCATCAGCTGTAGTTGTAGTAGCTACTGTGCGTGCCTTAAAAATGCATGGTGGCGTTGCGAAAGATAATTTAAAAGAAGAAAATGTAGATGCTGTTAAAGCAGGTATTGTTAACTTAGAACGTCATGTAAATAATATTAAGAAGTTTGGTGTAGAACCAGTTGTAGCTATCAATGCATTTATTCATGATACAGACGCAGAAATTGAATTTGTTAAATCTTGGGCTAAAGAAAATGGCGTAAGAATTGCATTGACTGAAGTTTGGGAAAAAGGTGGTAAAGGTGGCGTTGATCTTGCTAACGAAGTATTAGAAGTTATTGATCAACCTCAAAACTTCAAACCACTTTACGAATTGAATCAACCTTTAGAAGATAAAATTGAAACAATCGTTAAAGAAATCTACGGTGGTTCAAAAGTAACATTCTCAAGTAAGGCTCAAAAACAATTAAAACAATTTAAAGACAATGGTTGGGACCATTATCCAATTTGTATGGCTAAAACGCAATACTCATTTAGCGATGATCAAACAGCTTTAGGTGCACCAAGTGATTTTGAAATTACAATTCGTGAATTAGAAGCGAAAACAGGTGCAGGATTTATTGTTGCATTAACAGGTGCAATTATGACAATGCCTGGTTTACCTAAAAAGCCAGCAGCATTAAATATGGATGTTACAGATGATGGACATGCAGTAGGCTTATTCTAA
- a CDS encoding GNAT family N-acetyltransferase, protein MKHIKTYVTDNIEIDNVKYKIEGPVSHSFLKTLTFDEGLNAFRSSKEQFEALLEITTLPEGRVYIIRLEQHIIGYVTYHYPDELERWSTSHLPYLLELGAIELSKSYRHLHLGGRLIQLSLSGDEFEDFIVLTTEYYWHWDLKYAQLDVFEYKRLMQKLMQKGGLEVFATDDPEITSHPANCLMARIGKRITLDQQHAFDDIRFQNRFFY, encoded by the coding sequence ATGAAACACATTAAAACTTATGTTACTGATAATATTGAAATTGATAATGTCAAATACAAAATTGAAGGCCCTGTTTCACACTCTTTTTTGAAAACGCTTACTTTTGATGAAGGACTTAATGCATTTCGTTCTTCTAAAGAACAATTTGAAGCATTGTTAGAAATTACTACATTGCCTGAAGGAAGAGTATATATTATACGACTAGAGCAACATATAATCGGTTACGTTACCTATCATTATCCTGATGAACTTGAAAGATGGTCTACTAGTCATCTCCCTTATTTATTAGAACTCGGTGCAATTGAATTAAGTAAATCGTATCGCCATCTGCATCTAGGTGGTCGATTAATTCAACTTAGTCTTTCTGGAGATGAGTTTGAAGACTTTATTGTACTTACTACTGAATATTATTGGCATTGGGATTTGAAGTATGCACAGTTAGACGTATTCGAATATAAACGGCTCATGCAGAAGTTAATGCAAAAAGGTGGTCTAGAAGTATTTGCAACAGATGACCCTGAAATTACCAGTCACCCGGCTAATTGTTTAATGGCAAGAATTGGTAAACGTATCACATTAGATCAACAACATGCATTTGATGATATTAGATTTCAAAATCGCTTCTTTTATTAG
- the acsA gene encoding acetate--CoA ligase, with amino-acid sequence MKVEVYQSEPGNYNMQDYEQTYKDFDWKNVEQAFSWSKTGKINMAYECIDRHVDEGKGDKVALNYKDERRHESYTFEDMKKYSNKAANVLKNEADVKKGDRVFIFMSRTPELYFAFLGILKIGAIVGPLFEAFMEKAVADRLENSEAKVIITNKALLPRIPKDKLPHLEKIVVVDDDVEEGYVDFNRSFKEASEDFEIEWLNEDDGLILHYTSGSTGQPKGVLHVQKAMLVHYISGKYVLDLQDDDVYWCTADPGWVTGTSYGVFAPWLNGVTNCIVGGRFSPEQWYKMIQDFKVTVWYTAPTALRMLMSAGDDVVDKYDLSSLRSILSVGEPLNPEVIKWSKDVFHKRVLDTWWMTETGGHMIVNYPAMDIKLGSMGKPLPGIEAAIVDDEGNELPPNRMGNLAIKKGWPSMMHAIWKNPEKYDSYFIGDWYVSGDSAYKDEDGYYWFQGRVDDVIMTAGERVGPFEVESKLVEHEAVAEAGVIGKPDPVRGEIIKAFVALREGYEPSDELKQSIKQFVKEGLSAHSAPREIEFKDKLPKTRSGKIMRRVLKAWELDLDAGDLSTMED; translated from the coding sequence ATGAAAGTTGAAGTTTATCAAAGCGAACCTGGAAATTATAACATGCAAGATTATGAGCAAACTTACAAAGATTTTGATTGGAAGAATGTTGAACAAGCCTTTTCTTGGAGTAAAACAGGAAAAATCAATATGGCATATGAATGTATCGATAGACATGTTGATGAGGGTAAGGGAGACAAAGTGGCGCTCAATTATAAGGATGAGCGACGTCATGAGTCATATACGTTCGAAGATATGAAAAAATACTCAAATAAGGCAGCTAATGTATTAAAAAATGAAGCTGATGTTAAAAAAGGGGATAGAGTATTTATCTTTATGTCAAGAACGCCAGAATTGTATTTCGCTTTCTTAGGAATTTTGAAAATTGGTGCAATCGTTGGACCTTTATTCGAAGCATTTATGGAAAAAGCTGTTGCAGATCGCTTAGAAAATAGTGAAGCAAAAGTAATCATTACAAATAAAGCATTGTTACCTAGAATCCCAAAAGATAAATTACCACATTTAGAAAAAATTGTTGTTGTCGATGATGATGTTGAAGAAGGCTATGTAGATTTTAATCGTTCCTTTAAAGAAGCAAGTGAAGATTTTGAAATTGAATGGTTAAATGAAGATGATGGCCTCATCTTACATTATACATCTGGGTCTACAGGACAACCTAAAGGTGTATTACATGTCCAAAAAGCCATGTTAGTACATTACATTTCAGGTAAATATGTTTTAGACTTACAAGATGATGATGTGTATTGGTGTACAGCAGACCCGGGTTGGGTAACTGGTACGTCATACGGAGTTTTTGCACCTTGGTTAAATGGTGTGACAAATTGTATTGTTGGCGGACGCTTCTCTCCAGAACAATGGTATAAAATGATTCAAGACTTTAAAGTGACAGTGTGGTATACTGCGCCAACTGCTTTAAGAATGTTAATGAGTGCTGGTGATGATGTTGTAGATAAATATGATTTATCATCACTACGTTCAATTTTATCTGTTGGTGAACCGTTAAATCCTGAAGTAATTAAATGGTCTAAAGATGTATTCCATAAACGTGTGTTAGATACTTGGTGGATGACGGAAACAGGTGGACATATGATTGTGAACTATCCAGCTATGGATATTAAATTAGGTTCAATGGGTAAACCGCTACCTGGTATTGAAGCGGCAATTGTTGATGATGAAGGTAATGAGTTACCTCCAAATCGTATGGGTAACCTAGCCATTAAAAAAGGATGGCCTTCAATGATGCATGCTATCTGGAAAAATCCAGAAAAATATGATTCATATTTTATTGGTGATTGGTATGTTTCAGGAGACTCTGCTTATAAAGATGAAGATGGTTACTACTGGTTCCAAGGTAGAGTTGATGATGTCATTATGACTGCCGGTGAACGTGTCGGCCCATTCGAAGTAGAATCAAAATTAGTAGAACATGAGGCAGTAGCCGAAGCAGGTGTTATCGGTAAACCTGATCCAGTACGAGGTGAAATCATTAAAGCGTTTGTAGCTTTAAGAGAAGGTTATGAACCATCAGATGAATTAAAACAAAGTATTAAACAATTTGTTAAAGAAGGATTATCAGCACATTCAGCACCTCGAGAAATTGAATTTAAAGACAAATTACCTAAAACACGTTCTGGTAAAATTATGCGCCGTGTATTAAAAGCTTGGGAGTTAGATTTAGATGCAGGTGATTTAAGTACAATGGAAGATTAG